The Mucilaginibacter rubeus genomic interval CGATTTACACTTGACAATGGCCTCAGGGTTATTGTGCATGAAGATAATACCACACCTATGGCCGTGCTCAATATTTTATATGATGTTGGCGCACGCGATGAAGATCCTGAACAAACCGGTTTCGCCCATTTATTTGAGCACCTGATGTTTGGTGGCTCTGTAAACATTCCTGTTTATGATGAGCCGCTGCAAAGGGTAGGCGGCGAAAATAATGCCTTTACCAGTAACGATATCACCAACTATTATATCACCCTACCATCTGCCAACCTGGAAACAGCCTTTTGGTTGGAAAGCGACCGTATGCTGAGCCTTGCGTTTAGCGAAAAAAGCCTTGAGGTACAGCGCAACGTAGTTATTGAGGAGTTTAAGCAGCGTTACCTGAACCAACCTTATGGCGATGTTTGGCTGAAGCTTCGTCCGTTGGTATATAAAACGCACCCTTATCGCTGGGCCACAATTGGGAAAACCATCAAGCATATTGAAGATGCTAAGATCGAAGATGTAAAAGCCTTTTTCAAAAAGCATTATAACCCTCAAAATGCTATTATGGTAGTAGGGGGTAACGTTACAACCGAACAGGTAAAAGAGCTTTCCGAAAAATGGTTTGGCGCTATCCCTGCGGGCGAAAAATATCTCCGCGACTTACCGCAGGAGCCGGAGCAAACGGAAGCCCGGCGTGAAACGGTAACCGCCAAAGTGCCGCTTAATGATGTTTATATAGCTTTCCAGATGGGCGCGCGTACCGATGCATATTACTATGCTGTTGAATTGCTTTCTGATGTCCTTTCACGAGGTAATTCATCAAGACTGTATAAATCGCTGATCAAAGAAAAACAGATCTTTAGTGAAGTACATGCTTACATCACCGGCAGCCTGGATAAAGGTATGTTTGTGTTAGAAGGCAAGCCGCTTGATGGTATCAGCATTGAACAGGGCGAAGCTGCATTATGGGAAGAGCTGGAGAAAATAAAAGCTGAAGAGATCCCGGCTGATGAGCTTACCAAAGTGCAGAACAAAACTGAATCCACAATGATATTTTCAGAAATGTCTTTGCTGGATAAAGCCATGAACCTGGCCTCATTTGAGTTACTGGGTGATGCCGATCTGATTAACCATGAAACAGCCAAATACCTTGCTGTAAGTGCCGCGCAGGTGAAAGAACAGGCTAATAAACTGTTCAGGCAAGATAATTCGTCAACGCTTATTTATTTAGCCGAAAAGTAAAACAGAACCTTTATTTATGGGATTTTAGGATTGTCTTGATGGATCTATTATGATGATATCAGGAAATTCCAAAATCATGCAAATCACGGTTAAAGATATAACATTCATATGATCAACAGACAATTAGCTCCTGAGTTCAGGGCTATCGATAATATTAGCCTGATCAGGCCGCAACATCTGCCGCTTGATAATGGCGTTAACATTTTTTGCTTCAACTCCGGCGATCAGGAGTTGGTGCGCATCGAATGGATCTTCAGTAACCTGACTTTTGATCCGGCAAAACCATTGTTAAACATGGCTGTAAACTCCATGCTTACGGATGGTACCAAAACTTTAACCGCCGCGCAAATTGCCGATAAAATTGATTTTTACGGCGCCTTTTTGCAGGTAGACTATGGGTATGAAAATTCGCAGGTAACTTTATACAGCTTGAATAAGCACCTGCATCATACACTGCCCGTTATTGCCGATATCTTGAATAACTCTATCTTCCCCGAAAAGGAGTTGGAAACATTTAAACGTAATCAGCAGCAAAAACTACAGGTTAGTCTTCAGAAAAATGACGTGGTGGCTCGCCGTGCGTTTAACAGGGCTGTTTACGGTAGTACTATTTTTGGCTATGCGGCAGAAATGGGCGACTACCAAACACTACAGCAGGATGATATGCTGGCCCATTACAAAAAAATGTATCAGCCGGCAAATTGTACCATTGTTATAGCGGGTAAAATAGAATCTGAAACGCTAACGTTGCTGACAGACACATTTGACAAAAGCTGGCCAAATACATCAGAGATTGGTGTAACAATTCAGCCTGATATTAAAGCTGCTGCCGATCTGTTTTATTTTACAGAGAAACCGGAAGCATTGCAATCCGCAATCAGAATAGGTACGCCTATCATCAACCGTTCGCACGCAGACTTTCATCCGTTGCAGGTTTTGAATACTGTATTGGGTGGTTATTTCGGATCGCGGTTAATGGCCAATATACGTGAAGATAAGGGCTATACCTATGGCATAGGTTCGGGATTAGCTTCATTTAAACAAGTAGGCTCGTTTTTTATAGCTACCGAAGTAGGTGCGGACGTTTGTAAATTGGCAGTTGCAGAAATTGAAAAGGAAATCAATATGCTGAAAACTGAACTGGTACCTGAAGAAGAGTTATCCCTGGTGCGCAACTATATGTTGGGATCGTTATTGGGCAGCCTCGAAAATGTATTTTCACATGCCGACAAGTTCAAGAGTATCTATTTTGCCGGTTTGGATTATGATTACTACGACAGGTATACTACAACGGTAAAAAATATAACATCAGATAAGCTGATCCAGCTGGCTAACACTTATTTTAACTTCGACCAGTTTTATAAGGTTATAGTAGGGAAGTATTGATTTTTTGATGTCGGATTTCGGAATTTCGGATTTGTTTTAATTTTTGATTTGAAATGTTCAATTTTTAGGGTTGTACTAAAAAGATTGAGCATTTCAAATCAAAATTGTAAATACTCATACCAAAACCCGAAATCGAACATCCCAAATCCGAAATTCTGAATTATCATCTTAAGGCAATTTTAGCCAAATATTAAATCTTAATTCTTAAATTCGAAATATTTTATTACCTTTGCCCGGCAAATAATAACTCCAAAATAATTATTTGCTATGCAGTTAGACCCATCAAAATTTGTTGCCGAAGGATTAACTTACGACGACGTTTTACTACTCCCGGCTTATTCAGAAGTTTTACCGCGCGAAGTGAATACCGGAACTTACTTAACTAAGAGCATCCGTTTAAACATTCCAATCATCTCGGCCGCCATGGATACCGTTACCGAGGCTGAGCTGGCTATTGCCATTGCTCAGGCGGGTGGCATTGGTATGTTACACAAAAACATGACTATCCAGGCCCAGGCAGACGAGGTGCGCAAGGTGAAACGCTCAGAAAGCGGAATGATCCAGGACCCAGTTACCTTACGCGAAGATGCTTTGTTAGCAGATGCCTTTCAACTGATGAAAGAATTCAGCATTGGCGGTATCCCGGTTATTGATGCAGATCAAAACCTGAAAGGCATTATCACCAACCGCGATCTTCGTTTTCAAAAAGATATGAGCGTTCCGGTAACCGAGGTAATGACCAAAACTAACCTGATCACTGCACCGGAAGGCACTACTTTAGTTGATGCTGCCAACATATTGCAAAGTAATAAGATTGAGAAACTACCTGTAATTAATAAAGATGGGAAACTGGTAGGCCTGATCACTTATAAAGACATTCAAAAAGTTAAAAACTTTCCTAACGCCTGTAAAGACGAATTTGGCCGTTTACGCGTAGGTGCGGCTGTTGGTGTAGCTGCTGACAATATTGACCGTGTAACCGCACTGGTTAACGCTGGTGTTGATGTGGTTACGGTTGATACAGCTCACGGCCATTCAAAAGGAGTTATTGATATGGTTAAAGCGGTTAAAAAGCTTTACCCAAACCTTCAGGTAATTGCCGGTAACATAGCCACTGGCGATGCTGCCCTTGCCCTTGCCGATGCCGGTGCTGATGCTGTTAAGGTTGGTATTGGTCCGGGTTCAATTTGTACTACCCGTATCATTGCCGGTGTTGGTGTACCTCAGTTATATGCGGTATATGAGTGTGCCAAAGCGCTTGAAGGCCGTGGTATCCCGGTAATTGCCGATGGTGGTATCAAACAAACAGGTGATATTGTAAAAGCTATAGCTGCCGGTGCAAGTTCAATCATGGCGGGTTCATTATTTGCCGGAGTTGAAGAATCACCAGGCGAAACTATTATATACGAAGGCCGTAAATTTAAATCATACCGTGGTATGGGCTCTGTTGAAGCCATGGCAAAAGGTTCAAAAGACCGTTATTTCCAGGATGAGACTGATGTTGTAACCAAATTGGTTCCTGAAGGTATTGTTGGTCGCGTGCCATTTAAAGGCAGTATGGCCGAAGTTATATTCCAGTACATTGGCGGTTTACGTGCAGGTATGCACTACTGCGGTGCTGCTAATATCGAGGATTTGCAAAAAGCCAAGTTTGTTCGTATCACTGCTGCCGGTATGCGCGAAAGCCATCCGCACGATATTACAATTACTAAAGAAGCACCTAACTATACAAGCAGGTAATTCTATAAAAAGTAAAATCTCATACGCCCTAAAGTTCAATTTATTTGCGAACTTTAGGGCGTATTTGTTTACCGAACCTTATCTGCTTGTAATTAAATGAAATTTCTTGTCCCTGCTTTTTTATTCCTGTTGTTGTTAGTTGTTATCATTATTGTACGCAAATCTGCCCGGGCAAAAAGTTCCGGTTCTGTTGGGTTGCTCGTTAATCCCGCAGAAAATGACAATGGCGCTGTAGATATTAATCTAAGTATCGATCATAAAACAAAACTCGATTCATCTACCGTTTATGATTTAAAGGCGACATATAAAAATAAGCTTGTAGGCTTTAAAATTGAGATCCCAGACAAAGGCAAGCAAAACGAACGGGGATTTGGAAACGGGATTACCATAAAAACCCTTGGCAAACAAAGTGATGATTTCAGAAATGCGCTGAGTGATATCTATGGATTGGGTATATCAGCTAAAAAGTTTCCGGAAAAGGTAAACGTTTCCTATGTAGATCTTCACCAATTTGCCAAAAGCTATACCCAAAAAAGTATCGAAAATAGTCCATATTCAACTGAATTGAAATTGCTTTTCCAGTCGGATAAAGGAAACCTGGCGGAACTTTATTTAAACATCCGTAACGATGAAAAGGTGATGGAGTTTGCCGAAAAAGACGAAGAATACCGGAAGCCGCTGGTGGAGTTTTTAACACAGCAATAAATCGCGCAATTAACAGGTAACAAAAGCTTAATTGGGCTTTAAACAAATTTCGTTATCATTGGGCATGAAATCTATTTGTGTATTCTGTGGCGCTAATTTTAATGGCGATGCTGCATTAAAACAAGCTATTGAACAACTGGCCGAGGTGATGGTAGGCCGGGACATATCGCTTGTATACGGCGGAGGCAAAGTTGGGGTTATGGGTTTAATAGCCGATGCTGTTTTAAGCCGGGGAGGAAAAGCCATCGGAATTATCCCTCAGTTTTTGATGGATAAAGAAGTTGGGCACACCGGTTTAACTGAGTTGCATATAGTAGAGAACATGCATCAGCGTAAAAAAATGATGAGTGACATGAGCGATGGTATCATCACACTTCCTGGTGGTGTTGGTACGCTTGAAGAGTTTTTTGAGGTATTAACCTGGCTTCAATTAGGCTTGCATTCGTCGCCGGTAGGTTTGCTTAATGTGAACGGTTTTTACAATCTGTTATTGAAGCAGCTTGATTTTATGGTTGAGCAACGCTTTCTTAAATCGGTGAACCGCGATCTGATCATAACCTCAGGAGATGCTATTGAATTGGTAAACCTGATGGATAACTTCAAAGCCACACCTGAAGAGGTTTGGTTTAAGAATAAGAATCTTACTTAGTTTGCCTGAATACATCTTCAAAACAAATCAGTCCCTACTTGCGGTTTTGTGACAGGAAATTTTCTAAATTACATTTCCTATCTAAAACCAATTATGAATATCGAATTCAATAAAAATGAAGATATTAATAAGCAGCTTGTTTATGAATTAAACACCCGGCTAAACAAAGTATACCAGGGCGGCGGCGAAAAAGCAGCTGCCAAACAAAAGGAAAAAGGAAAAATGCTTGCCCGTGAGCGGGTAAGTTACCTGATTGACAAAGATAAACCATGGCTGGAGGTTGGCGCTTTTGTTGCCGATGGAATGTATGCAGAGCATGGTGGTTGCCCATCTGGCGGAGTTGTTTGCGGTATCGGGTATATAGCAGGCAGGCAATGTGTTGTTGTGGCTAACGATGCCACTGTAAAAGCCGGTGCCTGGTTTCCTATAACAGCTAAAAAGAACCTTCGCGCCCAGGAAATAGCTATCGAGAACAAATTACCTATCATTTATCTTGTCGATTCGGCTGGCGTTTATTTGCCTTTGCAGGATGAGATTTTTCCTGATAAAGAGCATTTCGGCAGGATTTTTCGTAACAACGCCGTAATGAGTAGTATGGGTATTATCCAGATTGCCGCTATTATGGGTTCATGCGTTGCCGGCGGTGCTTACCTGCCCATCATGAGCGATGAAGCGATGATTGTAGAGGGGACTGGTTCAGTTTTCCTGGCGGGGTCATATCTTGTAAAATCGGCTATTGGTGAGGATGTAGATAACGAAACACTCGGCGGTGCTACTACGCATTGCGAGATCTCGGGCGTTACCGACTATAAGCAACCTAACGATAAAGCGGCGCTTGATTCTATTCGCAATATTATGAGCATGACCGGCGATTATACCAAAGCCGGTTTCGACAGGATCCATTCATCGGTTCCGAAACTTGACGAAAAAGAGATTTACGGCATATTGCCGGATAACAGGGAGAAAGCGTACGATATGATGGAGATTATCCTTCGCTTGTTGGATAACTCAGAATTTGAGCCTTATAAAGATGGTTACGGCCAATCTATTATCTGCGGGTTGGGCCGGATTGATGGTTGGGCTGTGGGGATTGTCGCTAATCAACGTAAGGTAATCAAATCAAAAAAAGGGGAGATGCAGTTTGGCGGCGTGATTTATTCTGATTCGGCAGATAAGGCTACCCGGTTTATCATGAACTGTAATCAGAAAAAGATTCCGTTGGTGTTTTTACAGGATGTTACCGGTTTTATGGTAGGCAGCCGGTCGGAGCAGGGAGGGATTATAAAAGATGGGGCTAAAATGGTGAATGCCGTAGCAAACTCTGTAGTCCCTAAGTTTACCATTGTAGTGGGTAATAGTTATGGAGCTGGCAATTATGCTATGTGTGGCAAAGCTTATGATCCGAGATTGATTTATGCCTGGCCATCAGCAAAAATCGCGGTAATGGGAGGCGGTCAAGCTGCTAAAACCCTGTTACAGATCCAGGCTGCTGGTCTTAAAGCCAAAGGAGAAGAAGTTGATGCAGTAAAAGAAGCTGAACTATTGAAACAAATAACAGATAAATATAATTCCCAAACTACACCATATTATGCCGCCGCCCGTCTTTGGGTTGATGGGATTATCGATCCGCTTGAAACACGCAAGGTAATATCAATGGGGATTGAAGCTGCTAATCACGCGCCTATCGAAAAGGCTTTTAATGTAGGTGTGATACAGACGTAACTTTAAGTGATTAGAGGTTGGAGATAAGAGATTAGTAAAAGAAAAAGCGCCATTCTGGATCCCGGAATGGCGCTTTTTTGAAATCTTGTTTTATCCTCTATGTCTTTTATGCTTTTTCTTTGAAGAGCTTGAGGACGATGAACTTTGCTTTTCGGATGATTTTTTCTCCTCAGTTTTAGCAGGTTGATTGTCGGATGCTTTATTGCTTACATCAGTCGAGTCTTTACTCAGTTGTTTTACCGTGAATTCATTGCCGCGTAAGCCATATTCCAACTGCCGTTTAGCGCCCGAAGGCTTTGCCTCCTTACCGGTGCCATTGAATATCGGGAACTCACGCATCAGCTTACCATCCCTGATATAAAAGTTATCGTTACCACGATAGCCCTTACGCTGTGAACTTGTTAGCTTTGGAAAGTCGAGCTTGTTTGCTTTGTTGTTGTTAAATTCAAAGGCATAGATTGATGCGTAATTTGTTGTGTCTTTTGATTTAGCCTGGATTAGGATCTCAGGGTTACCATCCACATCCATGTCCGAATTGTAAACATCAACAATAGCACCATCCAGGTCACCGGTGGTTGTGGTGTATTTAATAGCTGCAGAATCCGAATGTAATATCATGAATGACCCGGCTTCTTCGGCACCACGCCCCCAGCTTAAAACATCATAGCTTTGCCCAGGCGATACCTCTATCAGTTTGTGAAACCTGAAAGGCGCCATCAATTCCGGCTTTTTAGGTGCCGTGGGAGCGGCTGGCGTTTTTGTTTCCTGCCTGCCGCATCCTGCCATTAATGCGCTCATCGCAAACGCAAAAAGGTAAAGCCTGTTAGTCATATTTTATATAGTTCAACTTAGTTGTACAATGTATCCGGCGTTAACTCGGCCTTTGTTTTGCCCGGAGCGGTTATAAACAGCTTCAGCGAAACAGGACCGGTTCCCTGGTCAAAATATTTTACGGTTACTTTATGGTAGCCTTTTAATAACGGAGCGGCACCCATTTCCTCATTCATCCCATGTTTTCCATCGTTGTTAACTACTGGCTGATCGTCAATTAATAAAACCGAACCACCTGCAGACAACGTCGAGAAGCCGTAAACTCCATCAGCATCAATATTAACAAATCCTGTATAAATTACACCGTATTTGCTCTTATTTTTTCTCAGATCGGCAGTATTAAAGGTTTTGGTTACTCCGCTATCGGCAGGCATACCACCTAATTGATTGGTGCTGGTATATAATCCGGGATAAACCTGGTACTTAACTCCGTTTGCAGCACCTGTATAAGTAACGGCGGCCATTGGCGCTTTATTATAAACCAATGTACGGGTAACGTTACTGCGCTTGCCTGATGGGGTAATTACAATAGTTTGTAATTCGCGGTATTGACCATCAGGTACATCAAAATTTAACGGAGTTGTATAAATCAGGTCTGTTTCGCGAGGGGTGTAACCATCAATAGTATAGTGAACTTTAGCTCCCTCAACTGATGGTTTTAATACAGATGTCAATTTACTACCTATCATTACTGTATCTTTTGCGCCAATGGCAGTTGGTACGTGATAATCAAAACCGTTTTTATCCAGCCATGCTAAATGGCCCGGTAAACGGGTATCGGCAAAATCAGTATAGTTTTTATTAGCCATCGGTGACCAGGCCACTTCCGATAGAGCGAGTAACCTCGGTAATAGCATAAACTCTACCTTGGCATCTGTAGCTATATATTCTGTCCATAAATTAGCCTGCACACCTTTAATGTATTTCTGCTCATCTGGTGATAATACAGCAGGGGTAGGGTTATAGCTGTAAATTTTCGAAAGCGGTTCGTTTCCACCAATGCTCAATGGCTCCTGGCTTGGTTTACCCTGGCCATGGTCAATATATAAACCGTTACTTCCCGGCGTCATGATCACATCATGTTTTTGTTGCGCTGCCGCTATACCACCGTCTTCACCTCGCCAGCTCATTACCGTAGCGTTAGGGGCAAGGCCTCCCTCTAAAATCTCATCCCAACCGATAATGCTCCTGCCTTTTGAGTTTAAAAACTTCTCTATACGTTGTATGAAATAGCTTTGCAGCGCGTGCTCGTCTTTAAGCTTTAATTTTTTGATTAATTGCTGGCAAAAAGCAGAGTTCTTCCAGGCATCTTTTGGCGCTTCGTCACCACCAATATGGATATACTTACTCGGGAAAAGTGCCATTACTTCCGTCAACACATCCTGTAAAAAGGCAAATGTTTTTTCGTTAGGGCAATAAATGTCATTGAATACACCCCAGGTTTCGGCAGGTTTGTATGTTTTTGACGGGTCGCAGCTTAACTCAGGATAAGCGGCAAGTGCAGCTTGCGAGTGGCCAGGCATTTCAATTTCCGGAACAATGGTAATGAACCTGTCGGATGCGTATTTTACCACTTCCCTGATTTGATCCTGTGTATAAAAGCCTCCATACGGAGTTCCGTCAAACTGCTGCGGTGTACGGTCATGGTAACCGCCAATAAGCGTTTGTGCACGCATGCTGCTGATTTGCGTAAGCTTAGGATATTTTTTGATCTCAATGCGCCAGCCTTGGTCTTCGGTCAGGTGCCAGTGAAAAGTGTTCAATTTGTAAGCCGCTAATAGGTCAATATATTTCTTAACCATCTCCACGCCAAAAAAGTGACGCCCAACATCAAGCATAGCACCCCTGTAGCCAAAACGCGGGTAATCTTCAACCTGCACACATGGCAGCTTAATAGTTGCAGCGTGTTCGGCCGGCATCAACTGAAGCAGGGTTTGTACGCCGTAAAATAGTCCGGCACCTTTGCCTGCAACAATGACCTGCTGCGGTGTAATGGTTAAACGATATCCTTCGGCGGGTAAGCCGTCGGTACCGGCGGTGGTAAGGGTGATAACGTTTGTGCTTGTACCGCTTTTAACAATAACAGGCTTGTTATAAGCCTGGTTATTAGCCAGGTAGTCTTTGAAGAATACAACGGCTTTGTTTGAAGGCGTGTCCGCCTGGATGGTGGTTTCCTGGCTCAAAACAAATTGTCCGGGAGCTTTTTTTAATGAAACAGGGGCGGGGATGATACCCAGATTTGGGTCGCTGTTTTGCGCGTTTACAGTGGCTGTACTAACTGCAAGCGCGGCAAGCAGTATCAAAGAGGCCTTCTTATACATAATTTATAAATCAGGTTAGTGTGAGCCCGTAAGATAAAACTTTTTAAAAAAATATAAAAAGTTTTGGCGAGTAAAAAGTTTGTTCAATAATTCATTAGGTATTTGTCTGAACTCGAATTTGCATAATTACTGGAATTAATAGAACGCTCTAAGTAAATTCAAAAGAACCTTGTACACGTTTGATACGAGTTTAGACAACAGTATCCAAAGTGAAATACTGTACATACGAAAAATCGCCCCAAATCCCGGTTCTGAATTTGGGCGTTACCTGCGGCCCGGGCTGTACGCTCATACTGCACAGGGCCTTAGCCACTTGGCCGGTATCCGCTGCCATCCCTAACGCAAGTGCCGAAAGTTTGATAAATGATATTGCCCCTAATAAAAAAAGCGATAGTGTTAACTATCGCTTTTTGAGGCTAAGAAACTAATCTCTTACCTCCAATCTCTAACCACTAATTACGCTGTTACCACATGCTCTTTGGCTGCCAGGTAACGCTCTGCGTCAATGGCGGCCATACAACCGGTGCCTGCTGCTGTTACAGCCTGACGGTAAATGTGATCTTGGGCATCGCCGGCACAAAATACGCCTTCAACATTGGTTTCGGTCGAACCCGGACGGGTAATGATATAACCTGTTTCGTCCATGTGTAACCAGCCTTTAAAGATATCGGTATTAGGATGGTGACCAATTGCTACGAAGAAGCCGGTAACATCAAGATCAGTTTCGGCATTGGTTTGGTTATTGATCACTTTAACACCGGTAACGCTTTGGCCGTCACCTAAAATTTCTTTGGTTTCGGTATTATATAAAATTTCGATGTTCGGCGTATTCAATACACGGTGAACCATCGCTTTTGAAGCGCGGAACTCATCCCTGCGAACAATCATATATACCTTACGGGCCAATTTAGCTAAGTAGGTAGCTTCTTCGGCAGCGGTATCACCGGCGCCAACAATAGCTACATCCTGGCCTTTAAAGAAAAAGCCATCGCAAACAGCACAGGCAGAAACACCAAAACCGCTGTATTTTTGCTCTGACTCCAAACCAAGCCATTTAGCCGAAGCTCCTGTTGAAATAATTACAGTATCGGCAGTGATGGTTTTTACATCATCTACTACAACTTTATGGGGCAAACTTGAAAAATCAACAGAACTTACATAACCAAAACGGATTTCGGTACCCAGGCGTTCAGCTTGTTTACGGAAATCTTCCATCAACTCCGGGCCCATAATTCCCTGTGGGTATCCAGGGAAGTTTTCAACTTCGGTAGTTTGTGTAAGCTGACCGCCGGCCAGTAAACCGGTGTACATAACAGGTTTAAGATCAGCACGGGAAGCATATATAGCTGCAGTGTAACCTGCAGGACCTGATCCAATGATCAGGCATTTTACGTGTTCAGTTTCTTGAGACATTTTATTATAAATGAGTTGCGAATTTACGATTTTAAGCGCATAAGGCAAAGCGCATATCGTCAACAAAGTGACATCATTTGCCCGTGTTTGCCGCGAGTACCCGCATTACGTTACCTCCCAATATTTTATCAATATCCTTTTGGGTATAGCCCAGTTTTAGCAACTCCTCGGTTATTTTAGGATAATCGGTAACACTATCCAATCCCAGTGGGTAAGATTCGGCACCATCAAAATCTGATCCTATGCCTACGTAGTCAACCCCAATAAGTTTCACTATATAATCAATGTGTTTAATCAGCAGGTCAAGTGGCGGCCTTAGTTTGTCCGATTCGGTTTTGTACAAGGCATTTATCTTGATATTGGCCAGATCGACATCATGGTAAACTTTTGTCAATGAGTCGAGTTCTGCCTTGTGTTGGCCCAAAAACTTAAGCACTTTTGGTGTATAGGTGCTATCAACAAAACCACTATAAAAATTAATGCATACCACGCCGCCATTTTTTGCCAGCGCTTTCAGTTGATCATCTTTTAAATTACGGCGGTTAGGGTCAATGCTATAGGCACAACTATGTGAGGCTATAACAGGTTTTGATGTAGTTGCCAGCACATCATAAAAAGTGCGTTCACCAACATGTGATACATCAACCATAACGCCAAGATCATTCAGGTGCTTTACTATTTGCTTGCCATAATCTGTTAGACCTAAATGTGTCAGGCTGTCTTTTTTAGTGACCTCGTCGCGTGCCGAAGTTGCCCATGAAGTACTGTTGTTCCATGTT includes:
- a CDS encoding acyl-CoA carboxylase subunit beta, with amino-acid sequence MNIEFNKNEDINKQLVYELNTRLNKVYQGGGEKAAAKQKEKGKMLARERVSYLIDKDKPWLEVGAFVADGMYAEHGGCPSGGVVCGIGYIAGRQCVVVANDATVKAGAWFPITAKKNLRAQEIAIENKLPIIYLVDSAGVYLPLQDEIFPDKEHFGRIFRNNAVMSSMGIIQIAAIMGSCVAGGAYLPIMSDEAMIVEGTGSVFLAGSYLVKSAIGEDVDNETLGGATTHCEISGVTDYKQPNDKAALDSIRNIMSMTGDYTKAGFDRIHSSVPKLDEKEIYGILPDNREKAYDMMEIILRLLDNSEFEPYKDGYGQSIICGLGRIDGWAVGIVANQRKVIKSKKGEMQFGGVIYSDSADKATRFIMNCNQKKIPLVFLQDVTGFMVGSRSEQGGIIKDGAKMVNAVANSVVPKFTIVVGNSYGAGNYAMCGKAYDPRLIYAWPSAKIAVMGGGQAAKTLLQIQAAGLKAKGEEVDAVKEAELLKQITDKYNSQTTPYYAAARLWVDGIIDPLETRKVISMGIEAANHAPIEKAFNVGVIQT
- the guaB gene encoding IMP dehydrogenase codes for the protein MQLDPSKFVAEGLTYDDVLLLPAYSEVLPREVNTGTYLTKSIRLNIPIISAAMDTVTEAELAIAIAQAGGIGMLHKNMTIQAQADEVRKVKRSESGMIQDPVTLREDALLADAFQLMKEFSIGGIPVIDADQNLKGIITNRDLRFQKDMSVPVTEVMTKTNLITAPEGTTLVDAANILQSNKIEKLPVINKDGKLVGLITYKDIQKVKNFPNACKDEFGRLRVGAAVGVAADNIDRVTALVNAGVDVVTVDTAHGHSKGVIDMVKAVKKLYPNLQVIAGNIATGDAALALADAGADAVKVGIGPGSICTTRIIAGVGVPQLYAVYECAKALEGRGIPVIADGGIKQTGDIVKAIAAGASSIMAGSLFAGVEESPGETIIYEGRKFKSYRGMGSVEAMAKGSKDRYFQDETDVVTKLVPEGIVGRVPFKGSMAEVIFQYIGGLRAGMHYCGAANIEDLQKAKFVRITAAGMRESHPHDITITKEAPNYTSR
- a CDS encoding TIGR00730 family Rossman fold protein, yielding MKSICVFCGANFNGDAALKQAIEQLAEVMVGRDISLVYGGGKVGVMGLIADAVLSRGGKAIGIIPQFLMDKEVGHTGLTELHIVENMHQRKKMMSDMSDGIITLPGGVGTLEEFFEVLTWLQLGLHSSPVGLLNVNGFYNLLLKQLDFMVEQRFLKSVNRDLIITSGDAIELVNLMDNFKATPEEVWFKNKNLT
- a CDS encoding family 20 glycosylhydrolase, which translates into the protein MYKKASLILLAALAVSTATVNAQNSDPNLGIIPAPVSLKKAPGQFVLSQETTIQADTPSNKAVVFFKDYLANNQAYNKPVIVKSGTSTNVITLTTAGTDGLPAEGYRLTITPQQVIVAGKGAGLFYGVQTLLQLMPAEHAATIKLPCVQVEDYPRFGYRGAMLDVGRHFFGVEMVKKYIDLLAAYKLNTFHWHLTEDQGWRIEIKKYPKLTQISSMRAQTLIGGYHDRTPQQFDGTPYGGFYTQDQIREVVKYASDRFITIVPEIEMPGHSQAALAAYPELSCDPSKTYKPAETWGVFNDIYCPNEKTFAFLQDVLTEVMALFPSKYIHIGGDEAPKDAWKNSAFCQQLIKKLKLKDEHALQSYFIQRIEKFLNSKGRSIIGWDEILEGGLAPNATVMSWRGEDGGIAAAQQKHDVIMTPGSNGLYIDHGQGKPSQEPLSIGGNEPLSKIYSYNPTPAVLSPDEQKYIKGVQANLWTEYIATDAKVEFMLLPRLLALSEVAWSPMANKNYTDFADTRLPGHLAWLDKNGFDYHVPTAIGAKDTVMIGSKLTSVLKPSVEGAKVHYTIDGYTPRETDLIYTTPLNFDVPDGQYRELQTIVITPSGKRSNVTRTLVYNKAPMAAVTYTGAANGVKYQVYPGLYTSTNQLGGMPADSGVTKTFNTADLRKNKSKYGVIYTGFVNIDADGVYGFSTLSAGGSVLLIDDQPVVNNDGKHGMNEEMGAAPLLKGYHKVTVKYFDQGTGPVSLKLFITAPGKTKAELTPDTLYN
- a CDS encoding M16 family metallopeptidase → MINRQLAPEFRAIDNISLIRPQHLPLDNGVNIFCFNSGDQELVRIEWIFSNLTFDPAKPLLNMAVNSMLTDGTKTLTAAQIADKIDFYGAFLQVDYGYENSQVTLYSLNKHLHHTLPVIADILNNSIFPEKELETFKRNQQQKLQVSLQKNDVVARRAFNRAVYGSTIFGYAAEMGDYQTLQQDDMLAHYKKMYQPANCTIVIAGKIESETLTLLTDTFDKSWPNTSEIGVTIQPDIKAAADLFYFTEKPEALQSAIRIGTPIINRSHADFHPLQVLNTVLGGYFGSRLMANIREDKGYTYGIGSGLASFKQVGSFFIATEVGADVCKLAVAEIEKEINMLKTELVPEEELSLVRNYMLGSLLGSLENVFSHADKFKSIYFAGLDYDYYDRYTTTVKNITSDKLIQLANTYFNFDQFYKVIVGKY
- a CDS encoding M16 family metallopeptidase translates to MVKFNRFTLDNGLRVIVHEDNTTPMAVLNILYDVGARDEDPEQTGFAHLFEHLMFGGSVNIPVYDEPLQRVGGENNAFTSNDITNYYITLPSANLETAFWLESDRMLSLAFSEKSLEVQRNVVIEEFKQRYLNQPYGDVWLKLRPLVYKTHPYRWATIGKTIKHIEDAKIEDVKAFFKKHYNPQNAIMVVGGNVTTEQVKELSEKWFGAIPAGEKYLRDLPQEPEQTEARRETVTAKVPLNDVYIAFQMGARTDAYYYAVELLSDVLSRGNSSRLYKSLIKEKQIFSEVHAYITGSLDKGMFVLEGKPLDGISIEQGEAALWEELEKIKAEEIPADELTKVQNKTESTMIFSEMSLLDKAMNLASFELLGDADLINHETAKYLAVSAAQVKEQANKLFRQDNSSTLIYLAEK